The DNA segment GAGCTTGCCGACTACCTGCAAAAAGTCGCGAGCTGGGAGGAGCCCGAGACCCGCGCGCCCTGGGCGCAGTGGGGTCAGGATCTGGAGCCGCAGGCGGTCAAACAGATGGAGCAGGCCTCGCGCCTTCCCATCGCCTACCGCGGCGCGCTGATGGCCGACGCGCACCTGGGCTACGGCCTGCCGATTGGCGGGGTGCTGGCCACCGAGGGGGCGGTGATCCCGTACGCGGTCGGCGTGGACATCGCCTGCCGGGTGAAGTTGAGCGTGCTGGATGTCGATCTTCAGAGCTTTGAGGATCATCCCGAGCGTTTTGAGCGCGCGATTGAGCGGGAGACGGCCTTTGGCATCGGCGCGCATTTCAAGAAACCCCACGATCATCAGGTGATGGATGAAGACTGGGAGGTCTCCCCCATCACCTCGCGCGGCAAGTCCAAGGGCTGGAAGCAGCTCGGGAGCAGCGGCTCCGGCAACCACTTCATGGAGTTCGGGGTGCTGACGCTCACCGAGCCGGACCTGGGGCTTGAAGCCGGGCGTTACCTGGCGCTCTTAAGCCATAGCGGCAGCCGTGGGACGGGGGCGGCGGTAGCCAACCATTACTCGAAGCTGGCGATGGAGCTGCACCCGGAGCTTCCCTCGGAGCTGCGCCACCTGGCCTGGCTCGACCTCAAGAGTGAGCCCGGCCAGGAGTACTGGGCGGCGATGGAGCTGATGGGGCATTACGCCTCTGCGAACCACGCGGTGATTCATCGCCAGATCCTGCGTAACCTGGGCGCCGAGGCGCTCGCGCAGGTCGAGAACCACCATAACTACGCCTGGAAGGAGGTTCATGACGGGCGAGAGCTGATCGTGCATCGCAAAGGGGCGACGCCGGCGGGTAAGGGGGTGCTCGGGGTGATCCCGGGCTCGATGGCGGACCCCGGCTTTGTGGTTCGCGGCAAAGGAAACGCGCTCTCGTTGGAGAGCGCCGCCCACGGGGCCGGGCGCGTGATGTCGCGCACCCGCGCCAAAAAGACGATGGACTGGGCCCCGGTCAAAGAGCGCCTGGCGCGCCAGAAGGTTCGACTTCTCTCGGCCGGGCTCGACGAGGTGCCCGACGTTTATAAAAACATCGAAGAGGTCATGGACGCCCAGAATGACCTCGTGGAGATCGTGGCCCGCTTCGACCCTCGGATGGTCAAGATGGCGCCGGCCGGCGAACCGGCGGAGGATTGAGTATGACGACGATTCACACCCCTGACCCCATCCTCATCGATGGCAGCGCTGGCGAGGGGGGCGGCCAGATGCTGCGCAGCGCGCTGACGATGGCGATGCTCACCGGCCGTCCCTTCGCGATGGAGAAGATCCGCGCCGGCCGACGTCGAAGCGGCCTCTTGCGCCAGCACCTGACCTGCGTGCGGGCCGCCACAGCGATCTGCAACGCCGAGGTGGAGGGCGCGACCCTGGGCAGCCAATCCCTGCGTTTTACGCCGGGCGACCTCCAGGGTGGCGACTTCCGCTTTGAGGTGGGCTCGGCCGGCAGCGCCATGCTGGTCTTGCAAACGGTGCTCCTTCCCCTGGCCCTCGGGGGGCAGCCCGCCACGCTGAGCATCAGCGGGGGCACGCATAACCCGGCCGCGCCTCCCTTCGAGTTTATCGCCCGAACCTACCTGAAGGTGCTGCGCGAGGCCGGCCTCTCCATCGAGGCCGAGCTGCGCCGCCCGGGCTTTATGCCGGCCGGCGGCGGCGAGGTTTTTGTTCGGTTTTCGTCGACCCATGACCGACCCGGGGTCGTGCAAGACCCGCATACATACGAGGCGATCGCCCCCTCACCTGCCCTCAACCTGAGGGCGCGCGGCGCTCTTCTCGACGCCTCCCTTGAGGCGCTGATCGCCCATATCCCCACCTCCATCGCCGAGCGGGAGATCGCGACCTTTTTGAGCGCCGCGCCTCCCCTGCCCGACCCCACCCTCGGGTGGAGCAGCAAAGTGCTCCGACACGACGCAAGCCCCGGGCCGGGTAACGCACTTATCGCCACGTTGAACTTCGAGCACGTCAGCGAGGTGTTTTTTATACCGGGTCAAAAAGGCGTGAGCGCCGAGGCGGTCGCCGAGCGCCTGGCCGACGAGCTTCGCACCTACCTCGGGCACGACGCCCCGGTGGGCGAACACCTCACCGACCAGCTCCTCGTCGTGCTGGCGGCGCTGGGTCGCGGGCGCTTTCGCTGCGGGCCGCTGAGCTCGCACGCCCGCACCCAACTTGAGCTGCTGCCGCGTTTCACGGGCCGCGAGTTCGAGGTGAGCGCGCGCGGCGATGGCACCTTCGACCTTGGCCTGGAGTCGGAATGAGCGTCCGAAAACCCACCGTTGTGCTCGGCCTTCTGGGCTCCCAGCTCGATCGCGGCTTTGCGCCAATCCGCTGGGAGCGCTGGCGACCCTCGGTGGGGATCTGCCAGCAGGACGACCTGCTCATCGACCGTTTTGAGCTCCTCTGCCAGCCCGGCGATCGCAAGCTCGCCAGACAGGTCCGTGACGACATCGCGCAATGCTCGCCATCGACCGAGGTCGTGCTGCGTGAGCTTCCTCTCAACGATCCCTGGGATTTTGAAGAAGTGTTTGGCGCGCTCCACGACTTCAGCCGCGCCTACCCCTTTGAGGATGACGAAGACTACCTGCTGCACCTGACCACGGGCACCCACGTCGCCCAGATCTGCATGTTTCTCCTGGCCGAATCGCGCCACCTCCCCGCTCGTCTCTTACAGAGTTCGCCGCGTAAAAAGGGTCCGATGCGGGCCGCCGGGGGCTGGCGGCTCATCGACCTGGATCTCTCGCGCTACGACCGGCTGGCCGCCCGCTTTGCACGCGAGCAGCACGAGGCGACCACCCTGCTCAAAGGGGGCATCGCCACACGTAACGCGACGTTTAACGCGCTGATCGCAAACATCGAAATCGTCGCCCAGCGCTCCCGCGAGCCGATGCTGCTCACAGGCCCCACCGGCGCGGGCAAGACGCAGCTGGCGCGGCGCATCTACGATCTCAAAAAACAACGCCGCCAGATCCATGGCCCCTTTGTGCCCATCAACTGCGCCACATTACGTGGTGACGGCGCGATGAGCGCGCTCTTTGGTCACCGCCGCGGGGCGTTCACCGGCGCGGTAGCCGCCCGCCAGGGCTTGCTCAAGCGCGCCGACGGCGGGGTGGTCTTCCTCGACGAGATCGCCGAGCTGGGCACCGACGAGCAGGCCATGCTATTGCGCGCGCTGGAAACCGGCCGCTTTTTGCCGGTGGGCGCCGACGAGGAGATCGAGAGCGACTTTGTGCTCATCGCCGGCACCAACGCCGATCTTCTCCGTGAGGTGCAGCGCGGAGGCTTTCGCGCCGACCTCCTCGCCCGCCTCAACCTCTGGAGCTTCGAGCTGCCGGGGCTGGCCGCGCGCCGTGAAGACATCGAGCCCAACCTCGACTACGAGCTCGAAGCCTTTGCCGAACGCCATGGCGAGCGCGTGCGCATCAACCTGGAGGCACGCCGGCGCTACCTCGACTTCGCACACCGCGACGAGGCCACCTGGACGGCAAATTTTCGCGACTTAAACGCCTCGGTGATCCGCATGGCCACCCTGGCCCACGCCGGGGTGATCGATGAGGTGGTGGTGACCGACGAGATCGAGAGATTGCGCGTGCGCTGGGGCCTGGCACCCGCGAGCGCCCTCGCCGAACAGGCACGTCCGGGGGTCGGACATACCACGCTCAGCGCGAGCGCCCTCGCCGAACAGGCACGTCCGGGGGTCGGACAGACCTCGCTCAGCGCGAGCGCCCTCGCCGAACAGGCACGTCCGGGGGTCGGACACACCACGGTTGAGAAGGTCGGTCGGAGCGCGGCGATGGGAGGAGTTAACGATGTGCTCTCGGAGCTGGGAGTGGGCGACATCGACGACTTCGACGCCGCGCAACTTCGGCATGTCATCACGATCTGTCGCCGATGCGCATCGCTCTCGGAGGCCGGTCGCGAGCTCTTTGCCCACTCCCGAACCCTTCGCAAATCGCGAAACGACGCCGACCGCCTGCGCAAATACCTCCAGAAGTTCGGGCTCGACTTCGATGCTATCACCCGATGATGCACAACCCCCGGTAGGTGCATCGCGGCGAGCTCGCTGACGCTCCCACGCCCCCCCGGATCGTGTCCTGAGCTATGGTTGTTGAAGATTCGCGTGCACATCCCCAAAATCTCCCGCATCAACGCGCATATGAATGCCCGATCACCCGCATAAAAACTGGACCTTGTCCGTCCCCGGGTCGGTCATCAAGCCCGGGTCAGTCATCGAGCCCGAGCCCGCAGCCGCATAAAAAAGCCCCGCACCTCTTTTACAAGGTGCGGGGCGTCTGCGCTCATGAGCGCAGGTCGTATCAGGCCGGCTTAGCAGCCCTTCTCAGCGCGGCGCCGACGCCAACCCAGCGCACCCAGCGCCGCCAGAACCCACGCAAGGCTTGAGGGCGTCGAACCCGTCGAGGAGCAGCCCTCGCCAGAAAGCGACTCCCAGCTTCCCGGGAAGCTATGAGGATCGTTGGGGTCGGTTCCCTGCTCGACCTCCTCACCATCCTCATAGCCATCGTCATCGGTGTCAGAATTCTCCGGGTCGGTGCCCAGCTCGTCTTCTTCGTCGTTGGTCAGACCATCGCCGTCGATGTCCTCGTCGCAGGCGTCGCCGATGCCGTCGCCGTCGAGGTCGGCCTGATCGGCGTTGGCGATAAGCGGGCAGTTGTCGTCGTCGTTATCGACCTCATCGCCATCGAGGTCACCGTCGCACACATCGCCCACGCCATCGTCGTCGAGGTCGGCCTGGTCGGCGTTGGCGATGAGCGGGCAGTTGTCGAAGGCATCGTCCTCGCCGTCGCCATCCTTATCGTCGGAGCAGGCGTCGCCCTCGCCGTCATCATCGGTGTCGAGCTGATCGGCGTTGGCCACCAGGCGGCAGTTATCATCGCCGTCGTCGACGCCGTCGCCGTCGCTATCTGGCGAGCGGAAGTCGGGCGTGCCGTCGTTATCGCTATCGATCGCGGGCGTGGCCAGGTCGCTGTCGCCGGCTTCTTCGCTGTCGGGGATGCCGTCGCCGTCGCTGTCGTCATCAAGCGCGTCGATCACCTCATCCTCATCGGTGTCGATGGGGTTCGCCAGATCGTCTCCCACCTCCTCGCCATCGGAGATGCCGTCGTCGTCGCTGTCGGGAGTCGTCGGATCAAGCCCCACCGAGAGCTCCCAGGTGTCGGGGAGGCCATCCTCATCGTTATCCAGGAAGGTGGAGATCAGCGTGATGGTGCGCTCATCTCTGAGATAGCCATCGTTCACCCAGATCACCGCCTCGTGACTTCCAGCCGCCTCCCAGGTCGGCGACCACATCAGCTCGCCAGTCATCGCATAGAGCTGCGCCCCCGCGGGAAGAGCCCCGGCGCTGTAGGTCAGCAACTCGCCGTCCACATCGTCGGCCAGAAACTGAATCTCCAGCAGCTCGCCCTCGCCAACCTCAAACACCGTGCCGTCTTCGGGGGTGGGGTCCACAAAGAAGGGCGCGTCGTTGACCGGCGTCACCGTGATCGTCACCGTCAGCGGCAATGTGTGTTTCACCCCGTCCGTCGCCCGGTAGGTGAACGAATCAGTGCCGTTGAAGTTCGCGTCGGGCGAGTAGCTGAACGAACCATCGGTGTTCCACACGAGCTGACCGTGGGTCGGTTCGCTCAAGAGCTGCGCGATCTTCGTTCTGTTGCCTTCATACACGTCATTGCCCAACACCCCGGGCGCGACCACGTCGAGCGACGAATCCTCAAGGGTGCTGTAGGCATCGGGCTGAGCGTCAAAAGCATCGCGCGCAGCACAGACGCCGTCGCCGTCGCTGTCATCGCATAAAAAGGTCTGAACATTCTCGATAAACGCGTTGGCACCGCTCCGGCGAAACCAGTCCACGTCCATCAGTACGACCGCGCGCCCCTTACCCCTCACCATATCCGAGGCGGTCCAGGCCGCTCCTACCGGAGTGTTTCCGGCGCTCCGAAGAAAGATGTTTTCCTCAGGAACCTGAGATATGCCTCCGGGCATACCCGGTCCCAGTGTCGTGAGGGTGTTTGGAGTCGTCGTAAGCCCTCCGGGCGCTACCGCGCTGAAAACATAGGGGGCATCGATAGTCCCCTGATTGCCCAGCTGAACACCATCGGCAGTAAGGGCGTTGATGACCGCCTCAACCGAGTCGTTGTTCGCCCCACAGCAGCCATCATGATCCCCGCTCAGGTAGAGTCCGCCGCCCCCCTCCACAAAGGCCCGAAGCGCAGAATGCTTGGAGGCTGGCAATTCATCGAACGCGTAGAACGACCAGATCGAGTCGTACCCATCGAGAGTTGCCGGCAGCGTGGCCACGCTTCTCACCGTATGACCCTGAGCCCTCAACTCGACCTCGACAGACGTACGGGACCCACTAGCGTCCCCAAAGACCAACACCTGATCCGCCGACGCGACCGCGGGCACCACCATCGACGCCGTCATCCCGAGGGCTGCCAGCCCATAGAGACCTCGTTTTACCATCTCAAACCTCATGCAGATGACGAAGCCGATGCTCCGTCTTTCACCCATTCGTGTCACATCGTTTCCATATTCGTCTCGAACCGGCCCCCCTTGTAAAGAGTTATTAAGCACATCTCAATAACGTATTGGGCATTCTCCGAGCGCCCCGGGACGAAGCCAGTGTTCACTATGTAAGCTGCCCCCCTCCGCGTGCGTCTTTTTGTTACTACGCCGGCAGGTGCTGACGTCGACACATGCTCTCAACGCAGCAGACACGGCAGCACCGCGAGCTCAGGGCGCCATCGACGATCGAAGATCGCCCTGATTCCCCCCCGACATATGTCGACGATTCAGACGCGCACAGGAGCCTTGATGAAACTCCACACCACCATGCCTTCTCCCCTTCGCCCCTTCTTCAACCACGAGCTCGCCAGCGCCACCCTCGCTCTGGCCGAAGAGCGCTTCGCCGAGAGTTGGCGCCACCTGGAACGCGCGCATATCCTGGGGCAGGCCTTCCCCCTGGAGCACTCAAAAGCTCACTGGCGCATGCTGCGCTTCGGGCTCCACATCAAGTCCTGGCGCGAAGTTCTGGGCCAGATCCCTCGCCTCCTCATCGGCGGCGTTAAATCCTTCGTGGGCACCATCCCCACCGGCAACACCGGCGGTGCCAACGTCTCCGCGCTGCGCCCGATGCCCATCCCCGACGATCTTAAAACACTGCTCAACGAGCATGCCGGCAACTGAGGGTTTTGCCCGACCCCGGATCGCATATCGTCACGACCCGGGGTCGGATCGTCGCCAATCCTCATGCCGAAGACGGTGCCGACGGTGCCGAAGGGTTCGATTCCAGGTCGGTCACCCTCTCGCCACCCGCCCCTTTGACCTGCGTTAGCTCCAGTCGCCCTCGATCGTGCCGTCGAAGCGCTTTTTAAGCCCCTTCCAGCAGTCGATATAATCCTTCTGCATCGTCTTGAGACCGGCCGCGTAGTCGGTCAGATGCTGGGGCAGACGCGTCTCCAGCATAAAGGCCATCGTCCCCTCGAGCTTCTGAGCTTTGAGCTCGGCGCGGGAGGCTTTCTCAAAGGCGTCGGTATCCGGCCCATGCGGCAGCATCATGTTGTG comes from the Lujinxingia sediminis genome and includes:
- the rtcR gene encoding RNA repair transcriptional activator RtcR — protein: MSVRKPTVVLGLLGSQLDRGFAPIRWERWRPSVGICQQDDLLIDRFELLCQPGDRKLARQVRDDIAQCSPSTEVVLRELPLNDPWDFEEVFGALHDFSRAYPFEDDEDYLLHLTTGTHVAQICMFLLAESRHLPARLLQSSPRKKGPMRAAGGWRLIDLDLSRYDRLAARFAREQHEATTLLKGGIATRNATFNALIANIEIVAQRSREPMLLTGPTGAGKTQLARRIYDLKKQRRQIHGPFVPINCATLRGDGAMSALFGHRRGAFTGAVAARQGLLKRADGGVVFLDEIAELGTDEQAMLLRALETGRFLPVGADEEIESDFVLIAGTNADLLREVQRGGFRADLLARLNLWSFELPGLAARREDIEPNLDYELEAFAERHGERVRINLEARRRYLDFAHRDEATWTANFRDLNASVIRMATLAHAGVIDEVVVTDEIERLRVRWGLAPASALAEQARPGVGHTTLSASALAEQARPGVGQTSLSASALAEQARPGVGHTTVEKVGRSAAMGGVNDVLSELGVGDIDDFDAAQLRHVITICRRCASLSEAGRELFAHSRTLRKSRNDADRLRKYLQKFGLDFDAITR
- the rtcA gene encoding RNA 3'-terminal phosphate cyclase, yielding MTTIHTPDPILIDGSAGEGGGQMLRSALTMAMLTGRPFAMEKIRAGRRRSGLLRQHLTCVRAATAICNAEVEGATLGSQSLRFTPGDLQGGDFRFEVGSAGSAMLVLQTVLLPLALGGQPATLSISGGTHNPAAPPFEFIARTYLKVLREAGLSIEAELRRPGFMPAGGGEVFVRFSSTHDRPGVVQDPHTYEAIAPSPALNLRARGALLDASLEALIAHIPTSIAEREIATFLSAAPPLPDPTLGWSSKVLRHDASPGPGNALIATLNFEHVSEVFFIPGQKGVSAEAVAERLADELRTYLGHDAPVGEHLTDQLLVVLAALGRGRFRCGPLSSHARTQLELLPRFTGREFEVSARGDGTFDLGLESE
- a CDS encoding DUF3703 domain-containing protein; amino-acid sequence: MKLHTTMPSPLRPFFNHELASATLALAEERFAESWRHLERAHILGQAFPLEHSKAHWRMLRFGLHIKSWREVLGQIPRLLIGGVKSFVGTIPTGNTGGANVSALRPMPIPDDLKTLLNEHAGN
- a CDS encoding RtcB family protein, which encodes MKHHLRKLNIPKHFHPNLLKTIGTMIESGQTTPDEAYDELRAIVEAPEDYRGEAFAELADYLQKVASWEEPETRAPWAQWGQDLEPQAVKQMEQASRLPIAYRGALMADAHLGYGLPIGGVLATEGAVIPYAVGVDIACRVKLSVLDVDLQSFEDHPERFERAIERETAFGIGAHFKKPHDHQVMDEDWEVSPITSRGKSKGWKQLGSSGSGNHFMEFGVLTLTEPDLGLEAGRYLALLSHSGSRGTGAAVANHYSKLAMELHPELPSELRHLAWLDLKSEPGQEYWAAMELMGHYASANHAVIHRQILRNLGAEALAQVENHHNYAWKEVHDGRELIVHRKGATPAGKGVLGVIPGSMADPGFVVRGKGNALSLESAAHGAGRVMSRTRAKKTMDWAPVKERLARQKVRLLSAGLDEVPDVYKNIEEVMDAQNDLVEIVARFDPRMVKMAPAGEPAED
- a CDS encoding Ig-like domain-containing protein, whose protein sequence is MVKRGLYGLAALGMTASMVVPAVASADQVLVFGDASGSRTSVEVELRAQGHTVRSVATLPATLDGYDSIWSFYAFDELPASKHSALRAFVEGGGGLYLSGDHDGCCGANNDSVEAVINALTADGVQLGNQGTIDAPYVFSAVAPGGLTTTPNTLTTLGPGMPGGISQVPEENIFLRSAGNTPVGAAWTASDMVRGKGRAVVLMDVDWFRRSGANAFIENVQTFLCDDSDGDGVCAARDAFDAQPDAYSTLEDSSLDVVAPGVLGNDVYEGNRTKIAQLLSEPTHGQLVWNTDGSFSYSPDANFNGTDSFTYRATDGVKHTLPLTVTITVTPVNDAPFFVDPTPEDGTVFEVGEGELLEIQFLADDVDGELLTYSAGALPAGAQLYAMTGELMWSPTWEAAGSHEAVIWVNDGYLRDERTITLISTFLDNDEDGLPDTWELSVGLDPTTPDSDDDGISDGEEVGDDLANPIDTDEDEVIDALDDDSDGDGIPDSEEAGDSDLATPAIDSDNDGTPDFRSPDSDGDGVDDGDDNCRLVANADQLDTDDDGEGDACSDDKDGDGEDDAFDNCPLIANADQADLDDDGVGDVCDGDLDGDEVDNDDDNCPLIANADQADLDGDGIGDACDEDIDGDGLTNDEEDELGTDPENSDTDDDGYEDGEEVEQGTDPNDPHSFPGSWESLSGEGCSSTGSTPSSLAWVLAALGALGWRRRRAEKGC